The Pseudomonas sp. R4-35-07 genome contains a region encoding:
- the dinB gene encoding DNA polymerase IV, with translation MTQRKIIHVDCDCFYAAIEMRDDPSLAQKPLAVGGSADRRGVIATCNYEARAYGVRSAMSSRHALKLCPDLTIVKPRMDAYKEASKEIQTIFRDYTDLIEPLSLDEAYLDVSDSPHFGGSATRIAQDIRRRVSNQLHITVSAGVAPNKFLAKIASDWKKPNGLFVITPDQVEDFVSQLRVSKLHGVGKVTADKLARLGIEDCLQLREWNKLALVREFGSFGERLWSLARGIDDRVVQNDSRRQSISVENTYDVDLPDLSSCLAKLPELMDTLAGRMARIDSSYRAGKPFVKVKFHDFTQTTLEQAGAGRDLESYQQLMTQAFNRGGKPVRLLGIGVRLLDLSSGNEQLEFSW, from the coding sequence ATGACGCAGCGCAAAATCATCCACGTCGACTGTGATTGCTTCTACGCCGCCATCGAGATGCGCGACGACCCGAGCCTGGCGCAAAAACCCTTGGCTGTCGGCGGCTCGGCAGACCGGCGGGGGGTGATCGCTACGTGCAATTATGAAGCGCGGGCGTATGGGGTGCGCTCGGCGATGTCATCCCGTCACGCGTTGAAGTTGTGCCCGGACCTGACGATCGTCAAGCCGCGGATGGATGCCTATAAAGAAGCATCGAAGGAAATCCAGACGATCTTTCGCGACTACACCGACTTGATCGAGCCGTTGTCGCTGGATGAAGCCTACCTCGACGTGTCCGACAGCCCGCACTTTGGCGGCAGTGCCACGCGCATCGCCCAGGACATTCGCCGGCGTGTCTCCAATCAATTGCACATCACCGTGTCTGCGGGCGTGGCGCCCAACAAGTTCCTGGCCAAGATCGCCAGCGACTGGAAAAAACCCAACGGCCTGTTTGTGATTACCCCGGACCAGGTCGAAGATTTCGTCTCCCAGTTGCGGGTGAGTAAGTTGCATGGGGTTGGCAAGGTCACTGCCGACAAGCTGGCGCGCCTGGGCATTGAAGATTGCCTGCAATTGCGGGAGTGGAACAAGCTGGCGCTGGTGCGCGAATTCGGCAGTTTTGGTGAGCGCCTCTGGAGCCTCGCCCGTGGGATCGATGACCGCGTGGTGCAGAACGACAGCCGGCGGCAATCGATCAGCGTGGAAAATACCTACGATGTGGACTTGCCGGATCTTTCAAGCTGCCTGGCAAAGCTGCCCGAGCTCATGGACACCCTGGCCGGGCGCATGGCGCGTATCGACAGCAGCTACCGGGCGGGCAAGCCGTTCGTGAAGGTCAAGTTTCATGACTTTACCCAGACCACTCTGGAGCAGGCCGGGGCAGGGCGGGACCTGGAGAGTTATCAACAGCTGATGACCCAGGCGTTCAACCGTGGTGGGAAGCCGGTGCGGTTGTTGGGGATTGGCGTGCGCTTGCTGGATTTGAGCAGCGGTAACGAACAGCTCGAGTTTTCCTGGTAA